The following proteins are encoded in a genomic region of Cryptomeria japonica chromosome 11, Sugi_1.0, whole genome shotgun sequence:
- the LOC131037619 gene encoding uncharacterized protein LOC131037619 translates to MAGGLAQFLVITALLVAFCNAATHQSLAKSNASSHVESPAPSPHTASSELSPSPDNAVDTPIPSPESSPSSSPSESPSFSPESAPSPSPPAPPSQSPSIASDSAPVPAPVSAAVPAPDLSAVQDSKVGEDSENSSSSSKGMNAGKKAGVVIGVMFGVALGGLVFVIYKKRQENIRRAQYGFATRRDLL, encoded by the coding sequence ATGGCGGGAGGTTTAGCTCAGTTTTTGGTCATAACAGCCTTGCTTGTAGCTTTTTGCAATGCTGCTACACATCAATCTCTTGCTAAATCTAATGCTAGTTCTCACGTCGAATCCCCTGCTCCATCTCCACACACTGCAAGCTCTGAACTGTCGCCGAGCCCTGACAATGCTGTAGACACTCCCATTCCTAGCCCTGAAAGTTCACCATCAAGCAGCCCTTCTGAAAGCCCTTCATTTTCTCCAGAATCGGCACCGAGTCCGTCTCCACCAGCACCTCCATCACAGTCTCCGTCAATTGCCTCTGATTCTGCACCTGTTCCTGCCCCTGTCTCTGCCGCTGTCCCTGCCCCAGATCTGTCAGCTGTACAAGATTCAAAGGTAGGGGAAGATTCAGagaattcttcttcttcctctaagGGCATGAATGCGGGGAAGAAGGCTGGTGTTGTTATCGGTGTTATGTTCGGAGTAGCATTGGGTGGACTAGTGTTTGTGATATACAAGAAGAGGCAGGAGAATATACGCAGGGCACAGTATGGATTTGCAACACGCCGAGATCTGCTGTGA